The DNA sequence CATCaactcccctctccccgttACTGACAACCCCTCATGAGGCTGCCGTCCCCTTGCGGCTGATCCTCGCGGCAGGCGCTCGCCAACACCTACCTACATGCGTTGTATGCAGTCTCCCTTGCTCCATAAAATCTGGGGAAGTTTTCACGTTGTCTTTGAATCCGGTCTTGCGGGTGACCCTTGAGCCCTTCAACGACGTTGCCGAATCTGTTCCATGCTGCACGGACCTTCGAGCCCCTATTTGGACCCGGAGAAAATGGAAGTCGTCGGTGCTGTCAAGTTCGCGACCGGATAATCGTTTCTTCCGTGCTCTTGTACAATCAAAAAGCCAGATCCCCAAACGTCTTTGCGATGGACGCAGAAGAACAAAAGGAGCGGTGTGCAGCTTGGGATGCAGCTTGGGTGGCAGTCTTGGCTGGGCTCTCCTCGGAACCTTCAATGTCCCGTATTTATTGACTGTTGATGGAAGGCTTGTTAATTCTGAGTGCTGGGTGAGAAAAGTGAAGATGGACAACAAAGAGCTTCGTGGACAAGAGTCATGGCTTAGTTATGATATCTTTAAACTGTTGAATACCTAGAGCTGTACCGAGCTCGAAAGCTGGATGGCCGCTCCCGTCCTGGCACCTTGGCATGTCGACGTCGACAAGGGGTGACGGCAGCAGCCGACGTATTAAGTGGAACTAACAGCATCTCCGCCAAACGGCTTCCCAGAGTGTTAGTGTCGGTTGTATCTGTAACACGGCCGCCCGCGTCGTTTCCGGTCAGATAGATCGACCGTTGGGGACGACCGTCGAAGATATGGATGTTCTTCTCGGGTCCTTCAGCTAAATAATAAGCGTGTGGTCGGGATAACATATATAGTAGCAAGTGGCCTCACCTCTGGGCGGCGCTGCTCGGCCTGACCCCTCAGTCTCGATGTCAAAGCCCTCAGTTGGGCCAATTGGGCATGCTGGTGCTGGCCAACCACGTCGGTAGAACAGAGCCCCCATCAAAACAGTTGGGGCCTCTGATGAGGTCCGGCCCCTCGTCAGGCTATTTGTTCCAGAAGTTGCGACGGTTCCAATGCTGCAGAGCTGCATGATTCAGGGCCAGATGCTTGCGGTCTCAAAGACCCCACCAAGGGGCGGCTTGGTCTCACTGGCCAGCCAAAGAAAGGATTGCCTGAggaacccctccatcaaccacccctcatccaccttgCTCCATCAGGCCCAGCCCAAATAAATAagctcccatcatcatcctcagcccccttccccggTGTTCTGGTTCCCTTACAAGTAGTTTTACCTACCTTAACTCAACGACACCCGCCCCTAATTACTAGACTGAACGACGCCGTCTGCGCCTGCCACCACGAGTCAAAGTCGAACCGACGTGCCCAATCCCCACATCACAACGCTCACCGTAACTTTACTTTATCATCATGTCTGGCCACGAAGAGGATCTCCTGCCCGAGAACAACTCGGGCTACAAGCTCTCCCAGCCTAAGCAGAGCTTGGCTGAGTACCAAAAGATGGGTAAGTAAACGACTGCCCAGTGGGTTTTGCATCAGGAGTGATATATATAAAAGGACGCGAGTGAGAGCTTGGGCGAGGGGGTTGCGGCGGGTTGGGGTATTTCAGCAAGTGCTGGATGAGCATTGCACCTCGGTGGAAGGCTTGTTATCGTGATAATGGAATAGAGACGGAAATGGGGCGGGAGCAAGATATAAGTGCTTTTGCTAGGGTTAAACTTGGAGCATCCCGGGAGTCGAGCTCAATGCCCCGTCAAGCTGCCGGGAACGCTGCCGGAGCAGGTGCTGTTCACTCGTCGAGAGCCCCGGTTGTTCCGTCGAAAACCGTTATTCACTGCTGGCTGGCTATTGTTCTCTGCAACGACTCGTCTGGCTGGCCCTGCCTGAGGCTTTCGACACTCGGAAGCTGTCTTAcccttctcaacaccaccaactgCATTCTTCCCTACCTCCCGCGGcctcaccacaccatccactTCAGcattttctctctttctctctcaaaaCCCACAACACCTATTTTTCTCCCGCCCCCGAGTCCAACTGAGATCAACATGTCTTCTGGAAATAAAGTCACGTTCCAGGAGAACTCGGAGGAGAAGACAGATGCCAATGGCCGTGGTCGCGCTTTGAGTGGTGCCAAAGCCCCGGACCCGGGCTTGATTCGAACACCCTCCCGCCGTCTTCCGTCTCCATACCCCCATCACGATGCTCTGGATGAGCAGACGAGTCCCATCGGCAGCGCCTTGAAGCGTGCCAAAAACACTGCCTCTGCTGTCTTCTGTCTGGCCAACGCTAACCAAACCCACTCAGACGAGGGCGATGAGTCTCTCCAGCGCTACAAGGCTTCTCTTGGTCTGACTGGCGGGAATAACCTCTCCGACCCCAACGACCCTCGTGTCTGCATCATTCAGTCTCTTACCATGGAGTCTCCTGGTCGTCCCCCGGTTGTCATCGACCTCTCGGCCCCCGGCAGTGTTGACAGCCTCAAGAAGACACcattcaagatcaaggagggcgTCACCTTCACCATGAGCGCCCAGTTCAAGGTTCAGCATGAGATCCTCAGCGGTCTCCATTACGTTCAGGTTATCAAGCGCAAGGGTATTACGATCCCTGGTGTTGGCAAGTCTGACGAAATGATTGTAAGTTTCTTCTTGATGTATGCCACCACGCAATTGCAGTTTTGCTAACAAAGCAACAACAGGGCTCTTATGCTCCCAACACCGACAAGCAGCCCTTCTACACAAAGAAGTGTGCGTACaatttgttttcttttttttttttgtgaaAGGGGTGAAGCACGATACTGACCAACCAGCTCAACAGTCCAAGAAGAGACGGCCCCAAGCGGCATGCTCGTCAGAGGCACATACCATGTTGCCTCTAGTTTtgttgacgacgacaagaagacCCATCTCAAGTTCGATTGGGCCTTTGAGATTGCTAAGGACTGGTAAACATCGCGTCACCGACAACATTACTTCTCACGACCACTGGATTGAGCTGTTGAAAGCGAGGAAAAGAAACGAACGACTTGGAGCTTCAGCGACCCCAATCACCACCTTGCGACTCGGATCCTCAGGCGCGAttcacttttttttcttgctaGAGGCAGGCACGAGGGCTTAGATTTGGAACCAAAAAGGGAAATGTCGAAGGAAGAATAGTGCGGGGCAGCAAGTCGTGCAATCTGGGTTGTTCTTGCTTTTGATGGAAGATGGAAGGGTAGGAACGATTTGGGGATTGCGAATTGTATAGCGTGGACAATACCTTCTCTCACACACTTGCTTCTGGGGCTCTGCGAGCAGAGTCCCTTCTCAAATACACATCAAATGCCGAGTCTGCGCTTctcgtcttttttttttttttgtatgTCTACTTGAACATTGGTTGTGAGCCCCTATGCGAAAGTCAACAAACATCTGAGGGGGCCCCTTTTCCGAATGTAAACGAACCCCCCGTTGCCGTTGACATGCAGTCAGCCGGTGaaccttgatcttggcgaCGACTAAGCATGAGAGCCGAGAGAGAGGACGATAAGCATGGGagctgagagagagagagcaacTAAGCATGCGAGCCTCAGTAGAACATAGCCTCCCACAACATGACATGGCTTGTTATGTTTTGGAGCAACTTCACAAGTTAATGAGACTGGGGATTCAAGACATTCTCTCACAACAAGATAGGTTCTAGCATGCAGCAGTCATGGTCACCACACCATGCATCTGCGACTAGTACTACAATGAGAGTGAACCACAAAACCATCTCTACCACGGAGTACCAAAGTGTCTTTTGGAGGAAATCTCTTCGAGTAAATAACTCCTCATTCATTTGGTATCATTCGTCTCCCTCTATAGGTATGTCATGCGCTATTCTTCAAAACAAATACAGGAACATGCCCTATTATTGCCCCTGCCCAAcagtttgaggatgatgcaACTTGGTGCATGACATCCTACAAATAACCCCTTTCTCTTGTCCCAGCTGGGCCTGCTTGAGGCGTGCCTGATACATCCCCGAGATCCAAAATCAAAAGCGAAAATATGGGCACCTTCTCTCGCTCTACTCCCCTGCGCCAACGCTGTGGTTTTCACATGCCTTCCCTTGGCAGCACTTCTAGTTCTAGtttcccaacctcacccttaTAAGAAGTAATCCGGCAACTGCCCCTGCTCCCCCATCTTATCCTGCCCCATCTGCATGTCCTTGACCTGGTCATTCTCGGGCGCGGCTTCGAAAACGTTGAACACCCTCTCTCCGTTCTCCCCCACTTCCAGCACACTCGCCATGTTTCCACAGCGGTAACAGTAATTTGGGGCGCTCCACACCGTTGACAGCTGGTTGTCAAACAGCGTCTGATATCCCTCCTGGCACAGCTGATGGGCGCGGAGGATGTGTTCCATCTTGTTGACTTCGAGAAACTTCTTCACGACTTGTGACCCAAATGTGTAGCCTGCGCCGCGGGGTGACAGGGAGAACTCGTCGCGCTCGGGGTCGGGATCGGACCAGACGAGATCGGCCATGGGGCCTTCGTGGGGAATCTCGCGGAAGCGGTCTATGATCTTGATTTGGTCGATGGAGTGGATTGATGGGGAGAGGCCTGCCAAGAAGAGGATTTGTCagggatgagaaggatgaaAGGAAAGGCAACGGGGTTCAAACTAACCACCATGTACGCAGAATATCCTGTCGTCAATCACCACACTCAACGTCAAGTAGTCAAACATGTCCGTGAAATGGTGCCAGACGTTGGCGTTGCCGTATTTCCTCGAGCATTCCGTGTAGAACCCATAAGACTGTGTTACGCCTCGAGACTCGTGGTTGCCCCTGATAAGGTGCAGCCGGTTGGGGTAGCGCAGCTTGAGGCATACGAGCAGCGAGATGGTCTCGACTGAGAACATGCCGCGGTCGACATAGTCACCTAGAAATAGATAGTTGGTGTCGGGACAGAAACCTCCGATGCGGAAGATCTCAATCAGGTCGTAGAACTGGCCGTGGATATCGCCGACGACGGTTACTGGGGCTTTGACATGGACAACATTAGACTCCCTCATGAGGAGCTCTTTTGTTTTGGCGCATATCGCCTCGATGACCGACTCGGCGAGGAGTTCCTTCTTGTAAAGACGGGCGATACATTCGTCGAGGTCGACGGAGGCTGCAAGACTCGACGGTcagtggtggttgttgaagggGCAGGGCATGGCGGGGCAGGAAGCTGCTGGTTTGCGCTGCGATGACCAGGGGCTGGGTTGCGAACTGCTTGCTTGCCTGGATGCGGGCATGACGTGTGTGTGGTATGGGGGAGCGACTTACAAGGGAGGCCTGGCATTTTTTGCTCGAAAAGATAAAGGAGCGTCGTTGAATCGTAAAGGAATGGTGGCGCCTAGCAGtagagaggaaaaagaggatCAGGGACCGCAATAGCGGCGATGTCTCCCAACTCGAGCGATGTCAACGGAGATTATTGGAAATGCGCGAACCAACATATTCGAAAGAGACGGAGCAGTCACATatggagggggaaaagatcCAGAATAATCGAAATACTCCGTCTATTGGTGCTGTCGGAACATAGGACTATCGTGGGGCGTAGAGATGAGGTGTCGAGGACCTAAAGCATCATCATGGCGTCGTTGTAGGAGGCGGTAATCGTGGTCGTggtcttgtctttttttctcgatTCACCCACCTACTTGGTAACTGGCGCGCAGCAATTCACTGCCTGAACCAAGCATCATCATTTGTCGGTGGACCGGGGAATCCTCGGCGATAAGATTGGCCAACGGTTCCAGGTTTCAGAGCCTCGTTCACGGACCACCCCCCGCCAAACTCTcacccaccagcaacacGTGCATCTCTCACAGCTGCCCCACCTGGCGCCTGGGAAGTGTTTCTTTCAAAAGGGCACGTCTTCCCACCCGCACCGCTGCCGCCAATCTCTTCTTcattcatcctcctctttctcgcCGTCGCTGCGGCCGCTGACCGACTGGCAGGGCATCGCCGTCCAGCGAATTCAATCAGCAAACCGTCGCTGGAAATTCTCACTACGCTGAGTCGGATTCCGTTCTCCTTGGCTCTCGAATTCTGAACGTCAAAACCACTCACGGACAGCATTCATTGCTGCACTTCTCATTTTCTTGTCTCTTTCTCTACGTTGCGGCCATTTTAGCTGTTGAGGTTGTGCTCTCTGGCTGTTGACGTCTCCAACTCTTCAGCTCTTGCTTGCGTGTgtctcccccgcccccctctgACACCTTCAGCACCTCGGATCACTACAAGGTCCTCCCTCTCGCTGGTCTTGTTGAAAGCCGCCGTTCATATCGAGTCTTGGACGCGGGGTGGTGCTGCGCTGGGCATTTCCTTATTTTactgtttttgttgttttcctCCTCGCAGCCTGTTGCCCAGGGTGCTTGAGGAGTTGTTGAGTTATAGACATTTACAAACTACTTCCCGTATCTGAATATCAAGATGAGCTTGTCCAACTTCAAGGTTGATAGAGGAACAATGTGGACAATGGCATCTGAAACTGCTCCTTTGCTGCTCTTTGCACCTGCCGTATGGCTGCCGATATCAACCgtttcatcccatctcaataccattcatccatcatcaccatcgactCAACAATAAAACCTGCTCACAATGACAGGTATTGTCTTGAAGTATCGAGCTTGGTTTCAAGTAGCCTCAACAGCATCTCTTGATGAGAACCACAGAAATCGGCTCACGTGACATGAGTGAGGCCTGCGGTCTGCGGGGGCTGACCGTGGCGGCTGAGGAGATCCGAGCGCTTACCGATGAGAGGAGCGTTCAACCTCTGAATTTTGACATGCAGGTCCGATCACGCCGCATCCGCAACGACCATCCGCGAGTCCCTGCATCTTTAGCTCTCATGTTACAAGGCTGAGAACCATTATCACTCACTATTGCTATTCATCTctatgttgctgctgctgtctggcCGGGCTGGGAtcaaaggaggaggagattgaagTGCGGCCGAGTCTGCTGCTCACTGAGTGTCGCCAAACCGCCTGGGCTCAACTACCCCTGAACTGTGACTTGGTTGTTTCGGAGGATCGCGTGGACTTGAGGACTACCTAGCAGTGCCGAAGCCCCCTATTCGAATGCCAGGAACAGGCGTCAAGCGTTATCTCACGTCGTGTCGAGGCCGGTTGAGTCTTGAGATCGCCTTGGTGCGGTATCGCGGTATCGCGGGCAGAATCGCTACCCTTGTGCGACCTTCATTACATTGGAGATCAGACGAACGATACGCGCCTTCCCTATTCACCACGACCCCTTTATTGTTGTCGGCAACAATAGTGCTCTCTTGCAGCTCTACCTGGCATTGTCCATTGTTGACTACTGAGAAGGTTTTTTGGACCCCAGCAGTTGGGTATCTTTTTTGGACTGTTCTCATTTCACTTGCCTCAACCAAGACTCTTCCCCCGACTTTCCAATCACACCACCATGTCCACAGCACCTGGCCAGTCATCCCCAGACAAGAAATCCAACGAGCAGTGTTACAACTGCGGAAAAGATCATTGGACGTTGGCTTGCCCCGAACCGCAGAGACCGATTATGGAGTAGGTCGTCCATTTCTTTCTTCACAGCTCGACTCCTTCGATCCGGAAGACGTTCAAACCCCTTTCCCACTTCGATTTGTTTACTAACATTCTTGGCACAGCGGCATTCAGCGCTGGCAGTCGCGACATCAAGAGCAAGGTGGTTCCAAGCGTAACAGCTCATCGCAAGAAAGACGCGGACCAGTCGTAGAGCGTTACCCTCCCCCGCCGAATCACGGTCAAGCTATGGGCGGATACCCACCGCCTTCAGGCTATCCCGTCCCCGGATATGCTGGCATGCCTCCTGTTCCTCCCGGCTTGCCTCCTGCTGGTCCACCTGGCTTGACTTCTGGTGGCCCTCCTGGTCTTCCACCTGGTCCTCCTGGCTACACCCCCAATGGTCCTCCCGGCTTCAATCCCAGTGGCCCACCAGGTCTGTCTTCTGCCGGTGCACCCGGTTTGCCCCCTGGTGTTGCACCTCgccccccaaaccaaccccctccacctccaccaggacctcccccttctcatccttaCCAGCCGCAGCAACCATATCCACCAGCCCAGTATGCTGGAGGTTATCAAGCACCGCAGCCACCACAGCAGGCACCGCAGCATGGTCAGTATATTCCACCAGTTCCTCCACAGTATCCACAACAGTATGGCCAGCAACCTCCTTACGGCCAGCATCAATATGTTCCACCATATCACCCACAAGCCGGCCCATATGGCGGTGCCCCGAattatcctcctcagcagtaCGGTCAGCCAGGTCCGCCTACAGAACCTGCGCCATATGCCCAACCTCCTTTTGGCAGTCAAgccccgcctccaccaccttccgcCCCATACTATGCTGCCCACGCAACTGGGTtcagcccccctccccctgccaCGGGGGCAtatcccccgcctcctccgcccggCTGGGTTCCTCCTCCGTTCCCACCCGCCCATCAGCAGGCAGATGGCAGACACCAGCACTCGAACAACAATCGAGATAGAAAGGaccggcggaggaggaacagggATAGAAACCGAAATGGAAACCGCAATAACAACGGCAATGGTAATGGCAATGACAGCCAAGGCCGAAATGGTCAGCGCAGAGACCGGCCGCATAGCCAGCAAGTCCGGCAGCAGGCGTCTGCGGACGAAAACCAGGTGTCACCGGACGCCAGCCCAGTTCGGCGGCAGTCGGTGACGGGCGGTGATGGGGCGTTGGCGGGCGGTGCGGGATCGTCGGCGGATGTGACCAACCCGCCCGCAGATGTCGTAAGTTCGTTGGCGGATGGCAGTCAAGTGCCGGCTGAGGACATCCCAGCTTTGGAGCAGCCAGCAGTCGAGGGCCGTGAAGGCCAAAAGAAACGCCGGGGGAGGGCCGGGTCGCCAAGTCCACCCAAAGATCCCAATGAGTGGGACTTTGTGGTGGACAATAAGCATGTCTTCCCAGACCTGGACCCAAAGCCCGCCGACCCCGTTGGcatcccactccccttcCACTTCACGGAAgatcccaccatcccaccGGCTTACAATGCCACGTGCATCAAGTCAAAGTACTTCAATGAGTATGACTTGATGGACTTTTGCAAGTCGGTGCGggacaaggaggagtgggagaggcTGAAGAATGACCCCATCTTTCGTCACTACCCTGgcatggtgaggaggacgtTTCCGCCAGACAATAGGATTGAGTACTCCACATACGAGCCTACCCCtcctctttccccttctgTTGAGATCAAGTTGCCGCCCAAGTATGAGCCGCCTCAGCcagcctcccccgccccggcTCCAGTTGACAG is a window from the Podospora pseudocomata strain CBS 415.72m chromosome 6, whole genome shotgun sequence genome containing:
- the RDI1 gene encoding rho GDP dissociation inhibitor (BUSCO:EOG09264KK7; EggNog:ENOG503NZGF; COG:T), with product MSIAPRWKACYRDNGIETEMGREQDISAFARVKLGASRESSSMPRQAAGNAAGAGAVHSSRAPVVPSKTVIHCWLAIVLCNDSSGWPCLRLSTLGSCLTLLNTTNCILPYLPRPHHTIHFSIFSLSLSKPTTPIFLPPPSPTEINMSSGNKVTFQENSEEKTDANGRGRALSGAKAPDPGLIRTPSRRLPSPYPHHDALDEQTSPIGSALKRAKNTASAVFCLANANQTHSDEGDESLQRYKASLGLTGGNNLSDPNDPRVCIIQSLTMESPGRPPVVIDLSAPGSVDSLKKTPFKIKEGVTFTMSAQFKVQHEILSGLHYVQVIKRKGITIPGVGKSDEMIGSYAPNTDKQPFYTKKFQEETAPSGMLVRGTYHVASSFVDDDKKTHLKFDWAFEIAKDW
- the PPG1 gene encoding putative serine/threonine protein phosphatase (COG:G; COG:T; EggNog:ENOG503NUI4); protein product: MPGLPSSVDLDECIARLYKKELLAESVIEAICAKTKELLMRESNVVHVKAPVTVVGDIHGQFYDLIEIFRIGGFCPDTNYLFLGDYVDRGMFSVETISLLVCLKLRYPNRLHLIRGNHESRGVTQSYGFYTECSRKYGNANVWHHFTDMFDYLTLSVVIDDRIFCVHGGLSPSIHSIDQIKIIDRFREIPHEGPMADLVWSDPDPERDEFSLSPRGAGYTFGSQVVKKFLEVNKMEHILRAHQLCQEGYQTLFDNQLSTVWSAPNYCYRCGNMASVLEVGENGERVFNVFEAAPENDQVKDMQMGQDKMGEQGQLPDYFL
- a CDS encoding hypothetical protein (EggNog:ENOG503P6S9); this encodes MSTAPGQSSPDKKSNEQCYNCGKDHWTLACPEPQRPIMDGIQRWQSRHQEQGGSKRNSSSQERRGPVVERYPPPPNHGQAMGGYPPPSGYPVPGYAGMPPVPPGLPPAGPPGLTSGGPPGLPPGPPGYTPNGPPGFNPSGPPGLSSAGAPGLPPGVAPRPPNQPPPPPPGPPPSHPYQPQQPYPPAQYAGGYQAPQPPQQAPQHGQYIPPVPPQYPQQYGQQPPYGQHQYVPPYHPQAGPYGGAPNYPPQQYGQPGPPTEPAPYAQPPFGSQAPPPPPSAPYYAAHATGFSPPPPATGAYPPPPPPGWVPPPFPPAHQQADGRHQHSNNNRDRKDRRRRNRDRNRNGNRNNNGNGNGNDSQGRNGQRRDRPHSQQVRQQASADENQVSPDASPVRRQSVTGGDGALAGGAGSSADVTNPPADVVSSLADGSQVPAEDIPALEQPAVEGREGQKKRRGRAGSPSPPKDPNEWDFVVDNKHVFPDLDPKPADPVGIPLPFHFTEDPTIPPAYNATCIKSKYFNEYDLMDFCKSVRDKEEWERLKNDPIFRHYPGMVRRTFPPDNRIEYSTYEPTPPLSPSVEIKLPPKYEPPQPASPAPAPVDSRYGSEYDSFEDKRGRRDDRSVRDDDVGFRSRRSPPHQPRHQDSPRDRDRRGQSSNQDRWSRYPDDRDRDRGIKRRRSASPPTPADITADPWSPNAVELPSTKRRSDDRHSDTPRGSTYRDRNDRVPYNKRNDSGYHSGQSLDKISSRRDSPREWQPQSNRRMSNRPHGYDQRNRSATRSRSRNSSSGGENARSRTRSRSPPPPRKKADRGRSRSNSPLTFQDKMLLGFTGTESSDEEEKEVEKRVVKARRMEKKKPPVKRPKVASAFNRRW